The proteins below are encoded in one region of Ferruginibacter lapsinanis:
- the accB gene encoding acetyl-CoA carboxylase biotin carboxyl carrier protein, with protein sequence MDIKQIQELVKLINKTNIGEITIEEEGVKITVKQKKDPVQHIVASAQPQAYAPQPAAAAPAAAAPAAKPAEAPKADNLVTIKSPMIGTFYRQSGPGKPIFVNVGDEVEPGKVVCIIEAMKLFNEIESEVKGKIVKVLVEDASPVEYDQPLFLVEPN encoded by the coding sequence ATGGATATCAAACAAATTCAGGAGCTGGTAAAGCTCATCAATAAAACCAATATCGGAGAAATCACAATCGAAGAAGAAGGCGTTAAAATTACAGTTAAACAAAAGAAAGATCCCGTTCAGCATATAGTTGCATCAGCACAGCCACAGGCTTACGCACCACAACCGGCCGCAGCAGCGCCAGCGGCGGCGGCTCCGGCAGCAAAGCCGGCAGAAGCACCTAAAGCAGATAATCTGGTAACGATAAAGAGTCCGATGATCGGAACATTCTATCGTCAATCAGGTCCGGGTAAACCAATTTTTGTAAATGTTGGAGATGAAGTAGAACCTGGTAAAGTGGTATGCATCATTGAAGCAATGAAACTGTTCAATGAAATTGAAAGTGAAGTGAAAGGCAAAATAGTAAAAGTATTGGTGGAAGATGCAAGTCCGGTAGAGTATGATCAGCCATTATTCCTTGTAGAACCGAATTAA
- the accC gene encoding acetyl-CoA carboxylase biotin carboxylase subunit, which yields MFKKILIANRGEIALRVIRTCREMGIKTVAVHSTADRNSLHVKFADEAVCIGKPASTDSYLNIPHIMAAAEITNADAIHPGYGFLAENAKFAQICTEHGIKFIGPTPEMINAMGDKVTAKETMIKAGVPVVPGVEGLLESVEHAKQSAMQIGYPIILKATAGGGGKGMRVVWNEEEIEKAFENAKTEAAASFKNDGIYMEKFVEEPRHIEIQVAGDQFGSVCHLSERDCSIQRRHQKLVEESPSPFMTNELREQMGEAAIKAASAINYEGVGTIEFLVDKHRNFYFMEMNTRIQVEHCVTEEVVNYDLIKEQIKIAAGHKISGRNYYPQMHAIECRINAEDPYNDFRPSPGKITVLHTPGGHGVRVDSHVYAGYVIPPYYDSMIGKLICVAQTREEAIDTMYRALSEYVIEGIKTTIPFHLQLMKNEDFRAGNFTTKFMESFVMK from the coding sequence ATGTTTAAAAAAATATTGATTGCTAACAGAGGAGAGATTGCATTACGTGTAATAAGAACCTGCAGAGAAATGGGCATTAAAACTGTTGCTGTACATTCTACAGCAGATAGAAATAGTCTACATGTAAAATTTGCTGATGAAGCAGTTTGTATCGGGAAGCCGGCCAGCACAGATTCTTACTTAAATATTCCCCACATCATGGCAGCTGCAGAAATTACCAATGCAGATGCAATTCACCCAGGGTATGGCTTTTTAGCAGAGAATGCGAAATTTGCTCAGATATGTACAGAGCATGGGATCAAATTTATTGGTCCAACGCCAGAGATGATCAATGCAATGGGTGATAAAGTGACTGCCAAAGAAACCATGATCAAAGCCGGTGTACCCGTTGTACCTGGTGTTGAAGGGCTATTGGAAAGTGTAGAACATGCCAAACAATCTGCTATGCAAATTGGCTACCCAATTATATTAAAAGCTACTGCAGGCGGTGGTGGTAAGGGTATGAGGGTTGTGTGGAATGAAGAAGAAATTGAAAAGGCATTTGAAAACGCTAAAACTGAAGCAGCCGCATCATTTAAAAATGATGGTATTTATATGGAAAAATTTGTGGAAGAACCACGCCACATTGAGATACAGGTTGCAGGTGATCAGTTTGGAAGTGTTTGTCACTTAAGTGAAAGGGATTGCTCTATTCAACGACGTCACCAAAAATTGGTTGAAGAATCTCCTTCTCCTTTTATGACCAATGAATTGCGGGAGCAAATGGGCGAAGCGGCTATTAAAGCGGCTTCTGCTATTAATTATGAAGGGGTAGGTACTATTGAGTTCCTTGTGGATAAACATCGTAATTTTTATTTCATGGAAATGAATACCCGTATTCAGGTTGAGCATTGTGTTACAGAAGAAGTGGTGAATTATGATCTGATCAAAGAACAAATAAAAATTGCGGCCGGTCATAAAATAAGTGGTAGAAATTATTATCCTCAAATGCATGCGATCGAATGCCGTATCAATGCTGAAGATCCGTATAATGATTTCCGACCAAGTCCGGGAAAGATAACTGTACTGCACACTCCGGGAGGGCATGGTGTACGTGTAGATAGCCATGTTTACGCAGGATATGTCATTCCTCCATATTATGATAGCATGATAGGAAAACTGATCTGCGTGGCACAAACCAGGGAAGAGGCTATCGATACTATGTACAGGGCTTTGAGTGAGTATGTGATAGAAGGGATTAAAACTACTATTCCTTTTCATTTACAATTAATGAAAAATGAAGATTTCAGAGCAGGGAACTTTACTACTAAATTCATGGAAAGCTTTGTTATGAAATAA
- the glmM gene encoding phosphoglucosamine mutase: MALIKSISGIRGTIGGKTGDNLTPLDVVKFTAAFGTLLSQQSDNKKIVVGRDGRISGLMVKNLVISTLNALGLDVLDVDYSTTPTVEMAVVFENAAGGIILTASHNPKEWNALKLLNSKGEFINSEEGQKVLDIAAREDFSFVSVDKLGVTTTDELSLQKHIDAILNYELVDVAAIKKAKFKIVVDAVNSTGAIAVPAMLKALGVKDIEVLNAEVTGKFAHNPEPLPEHLSELSNAVVKTKANLGIAVDPDVDRLCFVCEDGSMFGEEYTLVAVADYVLSKRKGNTVSNMSSTRALKDVTIKHGGEYFPSAVGEVNVVNKMKAVNAVIGGEGNGGIIVPDLHYGRDALIGIALFLTHLANSQKSIKQLRNTFPDYFISKNKIGLENGIDVKDVFEKIKSKYKNNPINVEDGLKIEFDNDWVHLRTSNTEPIIRIYAESNFETTADNIAKKLMKDISEVM, translated from the coding sequence ATGGCATTAATAAAAAGCATATCCGGAATACGTGGTACGATCGGCGGTAAAACAGGCGATAATCTGACTCCTTTAGATGTAGTTAAATTTACTGCAGCATTCGGCACCCTGTTGTCGCAACAAAGCGATAATAAAAAAATAGTTGTTGGGAGAGATGGACGCATTAGTGGTTTGATGGTTAAAAACTTAGTGATCAGTACATTGAATGCATTGGGGCTGGATGTGCTCGATGTTGATTACAGTACAACACCTACCGTTGAAATGGCGGTTGTGTTTGAAAATGCAGCAGGAGGGATAATACTAACGGCGAGCCATAACCCAAAAGAATGGAATGCATTAAAACTACTGAATAGCAAAGGGGAGTTTATCAATAGTGAAGAAGGGCAGAAAGTATTGGATATTGCAGCACGTGAAGATTTTAGTTTTGTTTCGGTAGATAAATTAGGCGTAACAACAACTGATGAATTGTCTTTACAAAAACATATCGATGCTATATTAAATTATGAATTGGTGGATGTAGCTGCGATAAAGAAAGCTAAATTTAAAATAGTAGTTGATGCTGTAAACAGTACCGGAGCAATAGCGGTGCCCGCTATGTTGAAGGCATTGGGTGTAAAAGATATTGAAGTGTTGAATGCGGAAGTAACCGGAAAATTTGCTCACAATCCAGAGCCCTTACCTGAGCATTTATCTGAACTGAGCAATGCGGTGGTGAAAACTAAAGCAAACTTAGGGATAGCTGTTGATCCGGATGTTGACAGGCTTTGTTTTGTTTGTGAAGATGGCAGCATGTTTGGAGAAGAGTATACTTTGGTGGCGGTGGCAGATTATGTGTTGAGTAAAAGAAAAGGTAATACAGTCTCTAATATGTCATCAACAAGGGCATTAAAAGATGTAACAATAAAGCATGGTGGCGAATATTTTCCGAGTGCAGTAGGTGAGGTGAATGTAGTGAATAAAATGAAAGCAGTTAATGCTGTGATCGGTGGAGAAGGGAACGGAGGTATCATTGTGCCGGATCTGCATTACGGAAGAGATGCCTTGATTGGGATCGCTCTTTTTTTAACACATCTGGCCAACAGTCAAAAAAGTATCAAGCAATTGAGAAATACTTTCCCTGATTATTTTATCAGTAAAAATAAGATCGGATTAGAAAATGGCATTGATGTGAAGGATGTTTTTGAAAAAATCAAATCAAAATACAAAAACAATCCAATCAACGTTGAAGACGGATTAAAAATAGAATTTGATAATGATTGGGTGCATTTACGTACGAGTAATACCGAACCGATCATTCGTATTTATGCAGAAAGTAATTTTGAAACTACTGCTGATAATATCGCTAAAAAACTAATGAAAGATATTAGCGAAGTAATGTAA
- a CDS encoding cysteine desulfurase family protein, translating into MDSQRIYFDNAATTPLDPEVLEVMMPYLTEKFGNPSSIYSYGRESRMAIENARKSVAKILHAHPSEIFFTSGGTESSNTAIAAAIKDLGCTHIITSPIEHHAVLHSVEHRKNINHVKISYVKLLPDGHVDLADLESLLSSSGQKTLVTLMHANNEIGNILDIHAVGDICKKYNAVFHSDTVQTLGHFPFDLRNTNVHFITGAAHKFHGPKGVGLLYINENVKINPLVHGGSQERNMRAGTENLYGIVGVAKALEIATNNYEKDSVYIRSLKQYMYDSLKKNIPGVSFNGDVLGRSLYTVLSVNFPASERSEMLLFNLDINNICASGGSACTSGIDVGSHVIRAIYPDSGLVTVRFSFSKYNTTNEIDLVVEKLKELI; encoded by the coding sequence ATGGACTCTCAAAGAATTTATTTCGACAACGCTGCTACCACACCTCTTGATCCGGAAGTGCTGGAAGTAATGATGCCTTATTTAACGGAAAAATTCGGTAACCCTTCTTCTATATATTCCTACGGAAGAGAATCCAGAATGGCGATAGAAAATGCCAGGAAGAGCGTAGCGAAGATCTTGCATGCGCATCCATCCGAAATATTTTTTACCAGTGGTGGAACAGAAAGTAGTAATACCGCCATTGCAGCGGCTATAAAAGATCTGGGCTGCACACATATCATTACGTCTCCGATAGAACATCATGCTGTATTGCATTCTGTAGAGCATCGGAAAAATATCAATCATGTTAAAATTAGTTATGTAAAGTTGCTGCCTGATGGTCATGTGGACCTGGCCGATCTGGAAAGTCTTTTATCCTCATCAGGACAAAAAACGCTGGTAACATTAATGCATGCTAATAATGAGATTGGTAATATTTTAGATATACATGCAGTAGGAGATATTTGTAAAAAATACAATGCTGTTTTTCATAGTGACACCGTACAGACGCTTGGGCATTTTCCATTCGATCTGCGTAATACTAATGTGCATTTTATAACCGGGGCAGCACATAAATTTCACGGGCCTAAAGGAGTAGGCTTATTGTATATCAATGAAAATGTAAAAATAAATCCATTGGTACATGGCGGTTCTCAGGAAAGAAATATGAGAGCCGGAACAGAAAACCTATATGGTATTGTGGGGGTTGCAAAAGCCCTGGAAATAGCCACCAATAACTACGAGAAAGACAGTGTATATATCCGTAGTTTGAAACAATATATGTATGATTCTCTTAAGAAAAATATCCCGGGAGTTAGTTTTAACGGAGATGTTTTAGGCAGGAGTTTATATACCGTGTTGAGTGTTAATTTTCCTGCATCAGAAAGATCTGAAATGTTGTTATTTAATTTAGATATCAATAATATCTGCGCAAGTGGTGGAAGTGCCTGCACCAGTGGTATAGATGTGGGCAGTCATGTGATCAGGGCTATTTATCCAGATTCCGGATTAGTAACGGTTCGGTTTAGCTTTAGTAAGTATAATACCACAAATGAAATAGATCTGGTAGTTGAAAAATTAAAAGAATTGATCTAA